A single window of Nicotiana sylvestris chromosome 5, ASM39365v2, whole genome shotgun sequence DNA harbors:
- the LOC138869447 gene encoding uncharacterized protein: MITAPTVQLPRGGGQAGRGRPRGGGQTGRGQPATIQSGGGQPAGAPAKFYAFPTRLDALASDVVIACIISVCSRDASVLFDPGSLLTMDEEGNTVSKKDFAWKYTIVNPDENFFRCKFCNQRCSGTINRLKQHLACTHKGINLCPTMPDEVADECKKALLKLQKVKTLRNTTLQEMRSVASGSGMGNEYGTSPSMPNSHPKARGPIDDYVSAQTRQATLNSKWKKEERKEVCQRIGRFFFSSGIPFNVANDPYYLPMFERVANYGLGFVPPSMHELRTWILKYEVTNINKMLYEHKKSWKQYGCSIMSDSWTDGKSRCFINFLIDSLAGTFFLRSIDASDSIKSGEMLALHLNKIIDEVGEENVVQIITDTGSNFVNVGNRIMETRSHIYWTPCAAHCIDLLLEDIGKLTLHQKILKKAKEVVRFIYGHTWVLDLMRSFTDNHELLRPAVTRFATAYLTLQSIQNQKQALRSMFSSEAWNKSTWAKKHEGVKTRATILFDQNFWLYIAYYVKSVTPLVRVLREVDSEEKPCMGYMYDLMNRSKEKIAINCGSNQKKYGPIWKRIDDRWNNQLHRPLHAAGYYLNPRLRFDERFSNNYEIKQGLFQCMERMLGYEERFKVDVQLDSYDHLRGDFGSQLAMDSKKVRSPTDWWIHFGGRTPELTKFAIRVLNLTCSSSGCERNWSTFESIHTKKRNRLEHHRLNSLVYVRYNARLRERSIKRKMQNVDPILVDEIDSDDEWITEKEDPVLPEDPSWLDEENLFDVDVIRMVPPTAYENDLTYESIIDVGSLRDTSELSPSNKKHKASGMYNMENNDPIGNAILGEDVDDTGEDEITNVMLTLLEQRGYFTGAPHQNAYKHLKGFVDTCWGSKQTNVLEDALRLRLFPFSLRGKALDWLERFPNHSITTWDELADKFIAKFFLPGHMAALRDEILAFKHEPNEPLHEIWDRYRTMVKECPNNDMTEVMIQQTFYWGINTTNQCVVNQLAGGNFMKLSYDEACDILDEMADTSSAWQSRANMP, encoded by the exons ATGATTACAGCACCGACTGTCCAGCTGCCCAGAGGCGGGGGACAGGCTGgtaggggccgtcctagaggtggaggccagacagggagaggtcagccagctactattcagtcaggtggaggccagccagccggcgCTCCAGCCAAATTCTATGCTTTTCCGACCAGACTAGATGCATTGGCTTCAGATGTCGTTATCGCATGTATTATTTCCGTCTgcagtagggatgcttcagtgctatttgatccagg GTCATTGTTGACAATGGATGAAGAGGGAAATACAGTGAGCAAAAAAGATTTTGCTTGGAAATATACAATCGTGAATCCAGATGAAAACTTCTTTCGATGTAAGTTTTGTAATCAACGATGTAGTGGCACCATCAACAGACTGAAGCAACACTTAGCATGCACCCATAAAGGAATAAATCTTTGTCCTACAATGCCAGATGAAGTGGCCGATGAATGCAAGAAAGCATTACTAAAGCTTCAAAAAGTTAAAACCTTGCGGAATACTACTTTGCAAGAAATGCGATCCGTTGCATCTGGAAGTGGTATGGGCAATGAATATGGTACTTCTCCAAGTATGCCGAATTCACATCCAAAGGCAAGAGGTCCAATTGATGATTATGTTAGTGCACAAACAAGGCAAGCTACTTTAAACTCCAAAtggaaaaaagaagagaggaaaGAAGTTTGTCAACGAATCGGTAGGTTCTTCTTTTCAAGTGGTATACCTTTTAATGTTGCAAATGACCCATATTATTTACCAATGTTTGAAAGAGTTGCAAATTATGGACTGGGTTTTGTGCCTCCTTCCATGCATGAATTGAGAACTTGGATATTAAAATATGAGGTTACAAACATTAATAAGATGTTATATGAACACAAGAAATCTTGGAAGCAATATGGTTGTTCAATTATGTCTGATAGTTGGACAGATGGAAAAAGTAGATGTTTTATTAACTTTTTGATTGATAGTCTAGCCGGTACTTTCTTTTTGAGATCTATTGATGCCTCTGACTCTATTAAAAGTGGTGAAATGCTTGCATTGCATTTAAATAAAATTATCGATGAAGTTGGAGAAGAAAATGTTGTTCAAATAATTACTGATACTGGTTCTAATTTTGTGAATGTTGGAAACAGAATAATGGAAACTCGATCTCATATTTATTGGACTCCATGTGCTGCACATTGTATTGATCTCTTGTTAGAAGATATAGGAAAGTTGACACTTCATCAAAAAATACTTAAAAAGGCAAAAGAAGTGGTGAGATTTATTTATGGGCATACTTGGGTATTAGATTTGATGAGGTCATTTACAGATAATCATGAGTTACTGCGTCCTGCTGTCACTCGCTTTGCTACAGCATATCTCACGCTTCAAAGCATTCAAAACCAAAAACAAGCCCTTAGATCTATGTTTTCTTCTGAAGCTTGGAATAAATCTACTTGGGCTAAGAAACACGAGGGGGTGAAAACAAGAGCCACAATTTTGTTTGATCAGAACTTCTGGCTTTATATTGCTTATTATGTAAAGAGTGTTACACCTTTAGTGAGGGTTTTGAGAGAAGTAGATTCAGAGGAAAAACCATGCATGGGATATATGTATGATTTGATGAACAGATCTAAGGAAAAGATAGCTATAAATTGTGGATCCAACCAAAAAAAGTATGGTCCCATTTGGAAGAGAATTGATGATAGATGGAATAACCAACTTCATCGTCCACTTCATGCTGCTGGATACTATTTGAATCCTCGGTTGCGATTTGATGAAAGGTTTTCTAATAATTATGAAATCAAACAAGGTTTGTTCCAATGTATGGAAAGAATGTTGGGTTATGAAGAGAGATTTAAAGTGGATGTTCAGTTAGATTCATATGACCACTTGAGAGGGGATTTTGGAAGTCAGTTAGCTATGGATTCTAAGAAAGTACGATCTCCGACAGATTGGTGGATACATTTTGGAGGTAGAACTCCAGAGTTGACAAAATTTGCGATTCGTGTCTTGAATCTCACATGTAGCTCCTCGGGTTGTGAAAGAAATTGGAGTACCTTCGAGTCG ATTCATACCAAGAAGCGAAATAGACTTGAGCATCATAGATTAAATTCTCTAGTTTATGTCAGATACAATGCTAGATTAAGAGAAAGGAGCatcaaaagaaaaatgcaaaatgTCGATCCGATTCTAGTTGATGAAATTGATTCTGATGATGAATGGATAACTGAAAAAGAAGATCCCGTGCTTCCTGAAGATCCTTCTTGGCTTGATGAAGAGAATTTATTTGATGTTGATGTCATTAGAATGGTGCCACCTACTGCATATGAAAATGACCTTAcatatgaatctatcattgatgTTGGTAGTTTAAGAGATACAAGTGAATTAAGTCCATCAAACAAAAAACATAAGGCTTCAG GCAT GTACAACATGGAAAACAATGATCCTATTGGAAATGCTATCCTAGGGGAAGATGTAGATGATACTGGTGAAGATGAG attacaaatgtgatgttgactttatTGGAGCAACGAGGGTACTTTacaggtgctccccatcagaatgcatataaacatctaaagggctttgtggatacctgctggggaagcaaacaaactaatgtgttggaggatgcattgagactgagattgttccctttctcacttagagggaaagctttggactggctaGAAAGAttccccaatcattctatcactacgtgggatgagttggccgatAAGTTTATAGCCAAGTTTTTCTTACCGGGACAT